One Candidatus Nitrososphaera evergladensis SR1 genomic window, TCCTGTTGATCTTTAGTGCAGATGAGAGCGAGCTGGCCCTTGCCTTGCCCAGCCTTGCAAGCCTCACGTACGCCTGGGCTTCCATTTCCTCAAGCCCAAACGCTTTCAGGTCTGCGACAAGAGGGTCTTCAGTCACGGCCGTAAATGGCCTTGGATTAATATAAAGTTGTTCGTACAAGTGAACAATTGACTGTTCGCAAAACTGAACATACTAGACAATATTAGTTTTCTCTTGCTTGACTGTGTTGTTGGCTGTATCATTGTCCTGCGTGCGGCTTTTTGTGGTAATTATCCCACTTTTGGTCATGCTGCCAGCGGCAGCGGCTGCCGCCGTTGTTACCGTGTCAACACCACCAAAAACCTACGAGAGCGTCGAGTTCCTCGAAGGGGTCGCAGAGCGCACAGCCGTGGAAGATGGCGGAGGGAGCCATTACACGATAGACACGAGGGCATTCTGGCTGGACAAGCCAAGCCTTGCGGTAGCTGTCGCCTCTTCTGACGGGGCAAGCGACGCGGCCGTCCAGAGCGTCAAGGATATGATATCCGGCAAAAACATAACAATGTTGTCTGGCCCATACTCGCAGTGGAATGACCTTCTTTCAGTGTTCCAGCAGGCGGCAGTCCCGCGCTTGTCGCTTGCAGATGAGGACGCAAGCGCAAACATCAAAGTGGTGCTGACAGACGCGGCGCAGCAAGACAACAAGCCGGGCAAGACCCGCCTCCTTGCAGACAAGGCCACAGGCGAGATCGTGCAGGCCGAAGTATACGTCTATTCTGCTGACAAGCTCTATGGGCAGGGTATGCTGGAGTACGTGGTAGCGCACGAGCTTGGCCATGCACTTGGATTGTCGCATTCGACGGATCCTAAAAGCATGATGTATCCTCTGATGGAAGTTGAGGATGGCCACGTGGTAAACCAGCTTGGATTGTGCGAGATAGAGGGAATCTCTGCGCTCTATCTTGAATCAAGAATTGGAAGCGAAAACTGTTAGATTTTGCGTCTACCCTGTTGTTGTGCCAGAGTCGCTACTGCTGCCAGAAGATGAGCTTCCTTCTCCACTACTACTATCGCCTGAGCTTGAGTCGCCTGTCGAACCTGAATCGCCCGAAGAGCCACTTCCTGCATCGCTAGAACCTGTGTCACTTGAAGAAGAGCCAGGCGAGCTTGTACTGCTCGAATCGCTTGAACCCGAGTCAGAGCCGGCAGTAGAATTGTTGTCACTTGAAGAAGGATTGCTACTGTCGCCCGAACTGCCGCTTGCTCCTTCACTTCCAGAGTTTTGTTGCTCACTGCCGGGCTGCGAGGTCTGTTCGCCAGGATTCTGCTGCTCTCCGCTGCTACTCTGACCGTTTGGTTGTTGTTCTGCCGCCGGCTGCTCACTCTGGTTTTCTTGTTGCGTGCTTGTCTGATTCTGAACTGGCTGCTGTTGTTGTTCTTGTTGCTCGCCAATGCTTTGCGCCGGCTGCTCAACTGTCGGTTGTTGCTGTTGTTGCGAAGGTGGTATCTCTACTACCTGCGGTGCTGTTACGAATACTGTTTCGGCATGGTTGTTGCCTGGGTTGACGTCCTTTGTTATCGAGGAAGCATCCGCCGTGATTATTGCCTGCTGGCCTATCTGCAAAGTCGTCGCGTCGATGGTTATCCGCGCCTCGCCGCCTGATTCGATTGTGCCAAGATAGCACTCGATTATGCCCCTGGCCTGATCCGTGCACTGGGCACCGTCGATATGGTTCACGCGGAACAACGACATCTGGTAATAGGTCGACAGCTTTACCCCTACTGCGCTGTCGGGCCCTGCGTTCCTTGCCACCAAGCTGATGAGCGTCTGGCCTGGCTGGCCGCCAGAAAGATCTATTGAAAGTGAGGTTTCCGAATTCTTGGTCACTGCTTGGCCTGCTGCCGATGGAGATGCGCCCTCTTGCTGTTGCTGCGTCTTTATGTCGTCGATCTGCGCCTGCAGCGAGTCCGTCTTTGTCTGGAGCTCTCCAATAGCCTCCCAGATCGCCCTGAACGGGTTGGTGGAAGAATCGTCGGCGAAGGCAAACGAGCCCTGTGATATGGTTGCGCCTATGACAAAAGCAAGCACAACAAAAGCTATAGGCTTGTTTACCTTCACGCCTGTACAATAGATTGCTTATTATTTAAATCTATCTTTAAATCTTAAGATGTCTTTGTCCCTACAAACAGGCAATGAGGCGCGCCGGTTGCCCTGCACGATGTCTCTGTGACCCGCCAGCTTCCGCCCATCGAGTGTGCGGCTGCGGCTGCCAGCGCGCCTGCCACAAAGTCGTCTACCGGCGCCTTTTCTGTCCCTCTCATCTCTTCTGCCAGGACAGAGTCGTACCAGGCAACTTCAATCGCGTTTTCATCCATCGCTATTATTTCAAACCTACCCCAGCCTTTTAGCTTCCACAGCAGCAGAAACGATTCGATAAAGTCGCTTTCTGTTTTTTTTGCCACGTCGTCGACCAGCTTGTTGACCTCGTTCGCATAGTCTTTGCCCCACTCGTAAAAGAACGCGTGCACTTCAGTGCCGATCACTGACTTTGTGTATTTGTACAGGTTTGACAGCATGCTGGTCGGCATGACCATGACTCGCTTGCCGTCTGCTTCAAAAAGCCTGTTGTTCTCTTCAAGGAGCGACACCGCATAGTCCTTGAACGTGGCTTCCTCGTCCGCTTCGCCTATCTTGTCTGCAAGTATGCCTGCCCTGTCTGACTGGCTTACAAGCTTCCACAGCTTGGCCACTCCGACCTTGCGGCTGGTTATGATGCCATCGACCTTGAGCATGGACAGGTACTTTGACATGGCGCCCTGCGTAATGCCTACAAGCTCGGCAATCCTGGCCCCTGTTAGCCCTTCTGGGTGGCCGTCAAGGACCTTGGCTACCTCTTCCTTGATGAAACCGTAATCCTGCCATCTCCGCCTGGACTGGGCGTTCTCTGCGTCTGGACTCTGCACAGCTGTCGTATTAAATATAGATTTAAATCCTTTTTAAGAGTTTGCCTTTAAATTTACTCACAAAAGTAGCATTAGTGCCGCCTCAAGCTTGCAAACTGGCATTGTCTATCGTGCATTTCCCTTCAAGCCGAGGTTTTCGTTCAAGTTCAGCGTGAGGTTCTTGCCTGTGCTTGCAGCAGTAGGTGGTGGCGCATTGTTGTTATTATTATTGCCTTGCTGTCCCGGTGCAAAAGCGGCCACGCCTGCAATTGCAACCGCTGCTGTTATTACTATGCCTGCAGCAATCAGCGCGATCATCAAGCCCTTTTGCATGTGCAGAGGCTGTGTGCATCTTGTTATTTAAGAATATGTTGAAATTTTGAAAAAGAAAATAAAATAAGGAAAAAGAGGAGACTCGGGCTTTAACTCGCCAACTTTTACGACAGAGTTATTGTCCAAGTGATTGTCAGTTGGTCGTTGGCTGCCAGGCTCACTGCATTAAATGTGTTCTCGGCCATCATTGTTCCGCCGGATGAAGCAGTAAAGAGGCCTGCTGCCTGAGCGGCTGTCGCTCCTGTTGCAGTGAACGTCTTGCTGACAGTGAAAGTGCTTTGGCCGTTGGTGTGAGCGTATGTTCCCTGTGCTCTTGAAAGGCCATTGTTGGTAATCTCACCTGAAAGGGTGGTGTCACCGGCTACCGGCGTGATTGCCGTGTTTGTCAGCGCTATGTAGTTTGCACCGTTCGAACCTGTGCTGTCTGATCCAATCTGGGCAGAAATAAAGTCCTTGCCTGCATTGGTGATCAGGTTGTGCTGTTCGTTGTGGTAGATTTCCTGACCGTCTCTTGTCACGCTAACAACGACGTAACCGCGAGGAGTCAGGCCATCGGTAGTAACGTTTTGAGCTCCAACAAGAGCAGAGCTAGGGATCACAAAGACCATCAGTGCGGCCAATGCGATGCCAGGTACTGCACCCAGAAGGAGGCTCTTATTTGGCTGTGCCATACCACCCCTTAGAACCTGCTATTATTTAAATCTACTTTTAAATTATAGAATAAAAGACTATGATATCCATATATGGGGACAGATGCTTATAAAGTCCATGTACTCCTCTTCTACTA contains:
- a CDS encoding matrixin family metalloprotease, which translates into the protein MLPAAAAAAVVTVSTPPKTYESVEFLEGVAERTAVEDGGGSHYTIDTRAFWLDKPSLAVAVASSDGASDAAVQSVKDMISGKNITMLSGPYSQWNDLLSVFQQAAVPRLSLADEDASANIKVVLTDAAQQDNKPGKTRLLADKATGEIVQAEVYVYSADKLYGQGMLEYVVAHELGHALGLSHSTDPKSMMYPLMEVEDGHVVNQLGLCEIEGISALYLESRIGSENC
- a CDS encoding V4R domain-containing protein → MQSPDAENAQSRRRWQDYGFIKEEVAKVLDGHPEGLTGARIAELVGITQGAMSKYLSMLKVDGIITSRKVGVAKLWKLVSQSDRAGILADKIGEADEEATFKDYAVSLLEENNRLFEADGKRVMVMPTSMLSNLYKYTKSVIGTEVHAFFYEWGKDYANEVNKLVDDVAKKTESDFIESFLLLWKLKGWGRFEIIAMDENAIEVAWYDSVLAEEMRGTEKAPVDDFVAGALAAAAAHSMGGSWRVTETSCRATGAPHCLFVGTKTS
- a CDS encoding DUF11 domain-containing protein codes for the protein MKVNKPIAFVVLAFVIGATISQGSFAFADDSSTNPFRAIWEAIGELQTKTDSLQAQIDDIKTQQQQEGASPSAAGQAVTKNSETSLSIDLSGGQPGQTLISLVARNAGPDSAVGVKLSTYYQMSLFRVNHIDGAQCTDQARGIIECYLGTIESGGEARITIDATTLQIGQQAIITADASSITKDVNPGNNHAETVFVTAPQVVEIPPSQQQQQPTVEQPAQSIGEQQEQQQQPVQNQTSTQQENQSEQPAAEQQPNGQSSSGEQQNPGEQTSQPGSEQQNSGSEGASGSSGDSSNPSSSDNNSTAGSDSGSSDSSSTSSPGSSSSDTGSSDAGSGSSGDSGSTGDSSSGDSSSGEGSSSSGSSSDSGTTTG